The following are encoded together in the Actinoplanes sp. N902-109 genome:
- a CDS encoding MoxR family ATPase has translation MPPYEVGRLAGAVLDEVGSVVVGKRESLELVLAGILAGGHVLLEDLPGLGKTLTARSFAQALGLDFRRLQFTPDLLPADVTGSFLYDQRKGDFAFRAGPVFTNMLLADEINRTPPKTQAALLEAMQEKQVSVEGVTYRLDPPFHVLATANPIEYEGTYPLPEAQLDRFLLRVSFGYPTPDEEWDVLRRRMSRRREEAQLTPVVNARTLQAMQAALESIVVEDSIGRYIVALTAATREHASALVGSSPRGSLALLLLARARAVMAGRDYVVPEDVKDVAVPALAHRITLRPEMWLRRVDPSFVVQEVLQNVPAPASGALPTYAGGYAEQ, from the coding sequence ATGCCGCCCTATGAGGTGGGCCGCCTGGCCGGCGCGGTCCTCGACGAAGTCGGCAGCGTGGTGGTCGGCAAGCGGGAGTCGCTCGAGCTGGTGCTGGCCGGCATCCTCGCCGGTGGGCACGTGCTGCTGGAGGACCTGCCCGGCCTGGGCAAGACGCTTACCGCCCGGTCGTTCGCGCAGGCGCTCGGGCTCGACTTCCGGCGTCTGCAGTTCACCCCGGACCTGCTGCCCGCGGACGTGACCGGCTCGTTCCTCTACGACCAGCGCAAGGGCGACTTCGCGTTCCGGGCCGGCCCGGTGTTCACCAACATGCTGCTGGCCGACGAGATCAACCGGACGCCGCCGAAGACCCAGGCCGCGCTGCTGGAGGCCATGCAGGAGAAGCAGGTCTCGGTTGAAGGCGTCACCTACCGGCTGGACCCCCCGTTCCATGTGCTGGCCACGGCCAACCCCATCGAGTACGAGGGCACCTACCCGCTCCCCGAAGCCCAGCTGGACCGGTTCCTGCTCAGGGTGTCGTTCGGCTATCCGACGCCGGACGAGGAATGGGACGTACTGCGCCGCCGGATGTCCCGCCGCCGCGAGGAGGCCCAGCTCACGCCGGTGGTGAACGCTCGCACGCTGCAGGCGATGCAGGCGGCACTGGAGTCCATCGTGGTCGAGGACTCGATCGGCCGCTACATCGTGGCGCTGACCGCGGCAACCCGGGAGCACGCCTCCGCGCTGGTCGGCTCGTCGCCGCGCGGCTCGCTGGCGCTGCTGCTGCTGGCCCGCGCCCGGGCGGTCATGGCGGGCCGCGACTACGTCGTGCCCGAGGACGTCAAGGACGTGGCGGTCCCGGCTCTGGCCCACCGGATCACCCTGCGGCCGGAGATGTGGCTGCGCCGGGTCGACCCGTCGTTCGTGGTCCAGGAGGTGCTGCAGAACGTGCCGGCCCCGGCGAGCGGCGCGCTGCCCACGTACGCGGGCGGGTATGCCGAGCAGTGA